The Maylandia zebra isolate NMK-2024a linkage group LG7, Mzebra_GT3a, whole genome shotgun sequence genome contains a region encoding:
- the LOC101483294 gene encoding carbohydrate sulfotransferase 6-like: MLRYRVNHNTMKFQVILCGAALLLVSGWYMQLSLYDPQPSNDKVHVLLLSSWRSGSSFLGQVFSQHPSVFYLMEPGWHVWTQLRQNGARALRMALRDLLRSLFQCDFSVMESYLPENQKELFMWSHSRALCSPPVCPLMPRNQLSNKTHCQQNCKPRDLKIVEQVCGFYSHVVYKEVRIFELESLYPLLLDPNLNLRIIHLVRDPRGVMRSKEKVAEYLASDNAIVLEQKPINEAEVQYQVMQEICRSHLRINKRAVLKPPPFLKGRYKLVRYEDVTRNPVKEIKSLYQFVGLEMTTQLATWIYQVTHGKGKGSIKEAFDITSRSATDISQAWRTMLPHNTVKRVQEVCEEAMSYLGYTMVNSEIEQKNLYVDLLVPQEQLSWSPDKTQHMDNSYNKNDKDFLTDGPHKKLH; this comes from the coding sequence ATGTTGCGCTACAGAGTGAACCACAACACCATGAAGTTCCAAGTGATCCTATGTGGGGCAGCATTGTTGCTGGTCAGCGGCTGGTACATGCAGCTCAGCCTCTATGACCCACAACCCTCCAATGACAAAGTCCACGTTCTATTGTTGTCATCATGGAGATCAGGCTCATCCTTCCTGGGCCAGGTATTCAGTCAGCACCCGTCTGTCTTCTATCTTATGGAGCCTGGCTGGCATGTGTGGACCCAGCTGAGGCAAAATGGTGCACGGGCACTTCGAATGGCCTTGAGGGATCTCTTACGGAGCCTGTTCCAGTGTGACTTCTCAGTGATGGAGTCCTACCTTCCAGAGAACCAGAAAGAGTTGTTTATGTGGAGTCACAGTCGAGCTCTGTGCTCACCCCCGGTCTGTCCTCTCATGCCACGTAATCAGCTCAGCAACAAGACACACTGCCAACAGAATTGTAAACCTCGGGACCTGAAGATTGtagagcaggtgtgtggcttttACTCTCATGTGGTGTACAAGGAAGTGCGCATCTTTGAGCTAGAATCCCTCTACCCACTATTGCTGGACCCAAACTTAAATCTCCGCATCATCCACCTGGTCCGAGACCCACGGGGAGTGATGCGGTCTAAGGAAAAGGTAGCTGAATACTTAGCGAGTGATAACGCGATCGTCTTGGAGCAGAAACCCATCAATGAAGCAGAGGTACAGTATCAGGTCATGCAGGAGATCTGTCGAAGCCACTTGCGTATCAATAAGAGGGCGGTCCTGAAGCCTCCTCCGTTTCTAAAAGGCCGCTACAAACTGGTTCGCTACGAGGATGTGACGCGCAACCCAGTCAAGGAGATCAAATCCTTGTATCAGTTTGTAGGTCTGGAGATGACCACACAGCTGGCCACATGGATCTACCAGGTGACCCACGGAAAAGGCAAAGGCTCCATTAAAGAGGCTTTTGACATCACATCGCGAAGCGCCACTGACATCTCTCAGGCTTGGCGCACCATGCTGCCACACAACACGGTCAAACGAGTACAGGAAGTGTGTGAAGAGGCCATGTCTTATCTCGGGTACACGATGGTAAACAGTGAAATAGAGCAGAAGAATCTCTACGTAGATCTGCTGGTACCACAAGAACAGCTCAGCTGGTCACCTGATAAAACACAGCACATGGACAACAGTTACAACAAGAATGACAAAGACTTTCTGACAGATGGACCGCACAAAAAACTACATTAG